The Edaphobacter sp. 12200R-103 genome contains a region encoding:
- a CDS encoding TetR/AcrR family transcriptional regulator, with translation MAKKTDERRRQVMTEFRRSEILEAATKVFGAKGYEGTRVDDIAAEAGLAKATVYVYFESKDEIYQETVEQALAELAELTDRHVAAEQDFAGKVRAFISVRISFWKEKQALYHVISSLNREMPNRRRSLNWQKKTVDYLTVMFSTAAERGEIEGRNLEASAWALMDIVRGINERRIVNYGRSSEEEIDFVTTLVLRALGWREES, from the coding sequence ATGGCGAAGAAGACAGATGAACGAAGACGGCAGGTGATGACGGAGTTCCGCCGGTCGGAGATCCTGGAGGCGGCGACCAAGGTCTTTGGCGCCAAGGGGTATGAAGGCACGCGCGTGGACGACATTGCGGCCGAGGCCGGGCTGGCCAAGGCGACGGTCTATGTCTACTTCGAGTCGAAGGACGAGATCTACCAGGAGACCGTGGAACAGGCGCTGGCGGAGCTGGCAGAGCTGACGGACCGGCATGTCGCTGCGGAACAGGATTTTGCCGGAAAGGTAAGGGCGTTCATTTCGGTCAGGATCAGCTTCTGGAAGGAAAAACAGGCGCTCTATCACGTGATCTCAAGCCTGAACCGGGAGATGCCGAACCGTCGCAGAAGCCTGAACTGGCAGAAAAAGACGGTGGACTATCTGACCGTCATGTTTTCCACGGCAGCGGAGCGGGGCGAGATCGAAGGGCGCAACCTGGAGGCGTCGGCGTGGGCCCTGATGGATATCGTTCGGGGGATCAATGAGCGGAGGATTGTGAATTACGGAAGGTCTTCGGAGGAGGAGATCGATTTTGTGACTACCCTCGTGCTGCGGGCGCTGGGGTGGAGAGAAGAATCGTAG
- a CDS encoding YXWGXW repeat-containing protein: protein MNLSSKFRNVFGAAVLGTAIFAGAAFLSPVPAHARVFISVGIAPPPIPVYAQPVMPGDGYIWTPGYWAWTGEGYEWVQGAWVLPPYVGALWTPGYWGYGSGGYFWNAGYWGPSVGYYGGINYGFGYFGIGFYGGYWNRGHFWYNRGYNHFGPGFRGSYIYNRPYSGHFDGRPGGSSWTNHGHNFAGNRGSYYNNRGNNFAQGTRNGFGNRGGLTSVSTGRNYNNHEFNNGGRQGFDRNNNFRGNPGSQHNFAAPSQGFGNRGSFANRGNQGQSMAQRGAQGFGNRGSFSAPQSRPSFGNSGAFRGNSAGNFGGGSRGSFGGGGFHGGGGGFHGGGGGGGGFHGGGGHGGGHR, encoded by the coding sequence ATGAACCTCTCCTCTAAATTCCGCAACGTTTTCGGAGCCGCCGTTCTTGGGACTGCAATCTTTGCTGGCGCCGCTTTCCTCTCCCCTGTCCCCGCACACGCTCGGGTCTTTATCTCAGTGGGGATCGCGCCTCCTCCCATCCCTGTTTACGCACAGCCCGTGATGCCCGGCGATGGCTATATATGGACGCCGGGATACTGGGCCTGGACCGGCGAAGGTTATGAATGGGTTCAGGGAGCCTGGGTTCTTCCGCCCTACGTCGGCGCGCTCTGGACCCCCGGTTACTGGGGCTACGGTTCCGGAGGCTACTTCTGGAACGCCGGCTACTGGGGTCCGTCCGTCGGCTACTACGGCGGCATCAACTATGGCTTCGGCTACTTCGGTATCGGCTTCTACGGTGGTTACTGGAACAGAGGGCACTTCTGGTACAACCGCGGCTATAACCACTTCGGCCCCGGCTTCCGTGGTAGCTACATCTACAACCGTCCTTATTCAGGACACTTTGACGGTCGTCCTGGCGGTTCCAGCTGGACGAATCATGGCCACAACTTTGCCGGGAATCGCGGCTCCTACTACAACAACCGCGGCAACAACTTCGCCCAGGGTACGCGTAACGGCTTTGGAAACCGCGGCGGCCTGACCAGCGTCTCAACCGGTCGAAACTACAACAACCATGAATTCAATAATGGTGGCCGCCAGGGTTTTGATCGCAACAATAACTTCCGCGGCAACCCCGGTTCGCAGCACAACTTCGCTGCTCCCAGCCAGGGCTTCGGCAACCGCGGCAGCTTCGCCAATCGTGGCAACCAGGGCCAGAGTATGGCCCAGCGGGGTGCTCAGGGCTTCGGTAACCGTGGCAGCTTCTCGGCTCCACAGTCTCGCCCCAGCTTCGGCAACTCCGGAGCGTTCCGCGGTAATTCGGCAGGCAACTTTGGTGGTGGCTCCCGCGGCAGCTTCGGCGGAGGCGGGTTCCACGGCGGCGGCGGTGGCTTCCATGGCGGAGGAGGCGGCGGCGGAGGGTTTCATGGTGGTGGCGGCCACGGCGGCGGACATCGCTAA
- a CDS encoding nitronate monooxygenase family protein, which translates to MIPGNSRSPLARAEEFASRLGTRLPVFLAPMAGACPPSLSAAVADAGGMGACGAVLMKADAIAAWAEEFRQQSDGPFQVNLWIPDPAPVRDEKAEERQRDFLSSWGPAATAEMGDAVLPDFQAQCEAILAVRPVAVSSIMGIFPPDFVAEMKSRDIFWLATATTVPEARAAEAAGADVIVAQGMEAGGHRGAFDAAKAETESIGLIALLPQICDAVSVPVIAAGGIADGRGVAAALILGASAVQIGTGFLRAPEAKIPSAYRERLGRTEAQDTRLTRAFSGRAGRSVRTHYVEAAAAADAPPPAPYPVQRGFTRLMREEAVRSNDPERMQMWAGQAARFARPERAGVIVQELWGDARQYLR; encoded by the coding sequence ATGATTCCGGGCAATTCCCGATCCCCACTCGCTCGTGCAGAGGAATTTGCCAGCAGGCTGGGTACACGCCTGCCTGTCTTTCTGGCTCCCATGGCCGGGGCGTGTCCGCCTTCTCTTTCCGCTGCTGTCGCAGACGCGGGAGGGATGGGAGCATGCGGTGCGGTTCTGATGAAGGCGGATGCGATCGCTGCCTGGGCCGAGGAGTTTCGTCAGCAGAGCGATGGGCCGTTCCAGGTGAATCTCTGGATTCCGGATCCAGCGCCTGTACGCGATGAAAAGGCCGAAGAACGGCAGCGCGATTTTCTGTCCTCGTGGGGGCCGGCGGCCACTGCGGAGATGGGCGATGCGGTCCTGCCGGACTTCCAGGCTCAGTGCGAGGCCATTCTTGCGGTGCGGCCTGTAGCTGTTTCGTCGATCATGGGAATCTTTCCGCCAGACTTTGTGGCGGAAATGAAATCCAGAGACATTTTCTGGTTGGCTACGGCGACTACCGTTCCGGAGGCACGGGCTGCAGAGGCAGCCGGAGCGGACGTAATCGTCGCGCAGGGAATGGAGGCGGGAGGACATCGTGGTGCGTTCGATGCCGCAAAGGCGGAGACCGAATCGATCGGCCTGATCGCTCTCCTTCCGCAGATCTGCGATGCGGTCTCGGTGCCGGTGATTGCCGCAGGAGGGATTGCCGACGGGAGAGGAGTTGCCGCAGCGTTGATTCTGGGGGCAAGCGCCGTACAGATCGGCACGGGTTTTTTGCGCGCGCCGGAGGCAAAGATTCCTTCGGCCTATCGGGAGAGGCTGGGAAGGACGGAGGCGCAGGATACCCGCCTCACCAGGGCTTTTTCTGGGCGTGCAGGGAGAAGTGTACGTACGCATTATGTGGAAGCGGCCGCCGCGGCTGATGCTCCACCACCCGCGCCTTATCCTGTACAACGTGGGTTTACCCGCCTGATGCGCGAGGAGGCGGTTCGGAGCAACGATCCGGAACGGATGCAGATGTGGGCCGGACAGGCGGCACGGTTTGCGCGGCCGGAACGGGCGGGTGTGATCGTCCAGGAGCTTTGGGGGGATGCACGACAGTATCTGCGGTGA
- a CDS encoding DHA2 family efflux MFS transporter permease subunit, with protein sequence MPQALEEIDAEAALVETIPAFDQQHVSPIRVFSPWIVAMVVTIGTFMEVLDTSIANVALPHIAGSLSASQDEGAWVLTSYLVANAIILPISGWISTVMGRKRFYLTSVLFFTVFSALCGLAPSLGLLIVFRVMQGLAGGGLQPSVQAILADAFPPQKRGMAMALYTVAILVAPVLGPTLGGWITDNYSWRWIFYINIPIGILCFILTRVVLEDPPHLKAARAAARGNLRIDWTGLSLISLGLATLEIVLDKGQELDWFGSHFIVGFATVSAISLVGAIIWEWNHSHPIVNLHLLKERNFRSCCILILGLYAVLYATTYLLPLFMQQMMGYDATTAGFALSPSGLFTMIEVPLVGYMLTRGFDPRKLIFAGLSLIGISLWWMGSMNLGVAEIDMILPRTLQVLGVGLTTVPISTIMFRFLAKEDSSQAAGLYALVRNEGGSIGIALSSTLLQRKAQLFQQTLGQNMVASSPWVQQAIAAMSAHPGNAADNHYTAMARLYAAMQQQANLLSYMDQFRALGIVMVVMLPLIFFLKRPPTQKHIELDAH encoded by the coding sequence ATGCCCCAGGCCCTTGAAGAGATCGATGCAGAAGCAGCGCTGGTCGAAACCATTCCGGCCTTCGACCAGCAGCACGTCTCTCCCATCCGCGTCTTCAGCCCATGGATCGTCGCCATGGTCGTCACCATCGGCACCTTCATGGAGGTGCTGGACACCAGCATCGCCAACGTTGCCCTTCCTCACATCGCCGGAAGCCTCTCAGCGTCGCAGGACGAGGGCGCCTGGGTCCTGACCAGCTACCTGGTCGCCAACGCCATCATCCTTCCCATCAGCGGCTGGATCTCGACCGTGATGGGCCGTAAGCGCTTCTATCTCACCTCGGTTCTCTTCTTCACCGTCTTCTCCGCTCTCTGTGGCCTGGCTCCCTCGCTCGGACTCCTCATCGTCTTTCGTGTCATGCAGGGACTCGCCGGTGGCGGTCTGCAGCCCTCCGTCCAGGCCATCCTCGCCGACGCCTTTCCTCCGCAGAAGCGCGGCATGGCCATGGCGCTCTACACCGTGGCTATCCTCGTCGCTCCTGTTCTGGGCCCCACGCTCGGAGGATGGATCACCGATAACTACTCCTGGCGCTGGATCTTCTACATCAATATCCCCATCGGAATCCTCTGCTTCATTCTCACTCGCGTCGTTCTTGAAGATCCGCCGCACCTGAAGGCAGCGCGCGCCGCAGCCAGGGGCAATCTGCGCATCGACTGGACCGGCCTCAGCCTGATCAGCCTCGGCCTGGCCACCCTCGAGATCGTCCTCGACAAGGGACAGGAGCTCGACTGGTTCGGCTCGCACTTCATCGTTGGCTTTGCCACCGTCTCAGCCATCTCTCTTGTGGGCGCCATCATCTGGGAGTGGAACCACTCCCACCCCATCGTCAACCTCCATCTGCTCAAGGAGAGGAACTTCCGGTCCTGCTGCATCCTTATCCTGGGCCTGTACGCCGTCCTCTACGCCACCACTTACCTGCTGCCGCTCTTCATGCAGCAGATGATGGGCTACGATGCCACCACCGCCGGCTTCGCGCTCTCTCCCTCCGGTCTCTTCACCATGATAGAGGTCCCTCTGGTCGGCTACATGCTCACCCGCGGCTTCGATCCCCGCAAGCTTATCTTTGCTGGCCTGTCGCTTATTGGTATCTCGCTCTGGTGGATGGGCTCGATGAACCTCGGGGTTGCTGAGATCGACATGATCCTGCCCCGCACTCTCCAGGTGCTCGGCGTTGGCCTGACGACCGTCCCCATCAGCACCATCATGTTCCGCTTCCTCGCCAAGGAGGACAGCTCCCAGGCCGCAGGCCTCTACGCACTCGTCCGCAACGAGGGCGGAAGTATCGGCATCGCGCTCAGCAGCACCCTGCTGCAGCGCAAAGCCCAACTCTTCCAGCAGACTCTCGGGCAGAACATGGTCGCCTCTTCGCCCTGGGTCCAGCAAGCCATTGCAGCCATGTCCGCGCATCCTGGAAACGCCGCCGACAACCACTACACAGCCATGGCCCGTCTCTACGCCGCCATGCAGCAGCAGGCGAACCTTCTCTCCTACATGGACCAGTTCCGCGCTCTCGGCATCGTCATGGTTGTCATGCTGCCGCTCATCTTCTTCCTCAAGCGCCCACCTACACAAAAGCACATCGAACTCGACGCACACTGA